A genomic segment from Nicotiana tabacum cultivar K326 chromosome 9, ASM71507v2, whole genome shotgun sequence encodes:
- the LOC107818420 gene encoding hypersensitive-induced response protein 1: MGQALGCIQVDQSTVAIKENFGKYEDVIGPGCHLMPWCFGSQLAGYLSLRVQQLDIRCESKTKDNVFVILVASIQYRALADKAADAFYKLSNTKEQIKAYVFDVIRATVPTLELDKIFEQKTEIAKTVAKQLAKAMSLYGYEIVQTLIVDVEPDDQVKSSMNEINAASRLREAAYEKAEGEKILQIKQAEAEAESKYLAGLGIARQRQAIVEGLKESVLGFSNSVPGASSKDIMDMILITQYFDTMKEIGASSNSSIVFIPHDPEDVTFTAEVNK; the protein is encoded by the exons ATGGGGCAAGCTTTGGGTTGTATTCAAGTGGATCAATCCACAGTTGCTATAAAGGAAAATTTTGGGAAGTATGAAGATGTTATTGGTCCTGGTTGTCACTTGATGCCATGGTGTTTTGGAAGCCAATTAGCTGGTTATCTTTCTCTCAGAGTACAGCAACTTGACATTCGTTGTGAATCCAAGACTAAG GATAATGTTTTTGTGATTCTGGTTGCTTCAATCCAGTATAGAGCCTTGGCAGATAAGGCAGCAGATGCCTTCTATAAGCTAAGCAACACAAAAGAGCAGATTAAAGCATATGTCTTTGATG TTATTAGGGCAACTGTGCCAACATTGGAACTGGATAAAATATTTGAACAGAAAACCGAGATAGCCAAAACAGTGGCGAAGCAACTCGCAAAG GCAATGTCTCTTTATGGATATGAGATAGTTCAGACTCTTATTGTAGATGTTGAACCAGATGATCAAGTGAAAAGTTCAATGAATGAGATTAATGCAG CTTCAAGATTGAGAGAAGCTGCATACGAGAAGGCAGAAGGAGAGAAGATTCTGCAGATAAAGCAAGCAGAAGCGGAAGCAGAATCGAAGTATTTAGCAGGGCTCGGCATTGCTCGTCAACGTCAAGCTATCGTAGAAGGACTCAAAGAAAGTGTACTCGGGTTCTCTAATAGTGTTCCTGGGGCATCATCCAAGGATATCATGGATATGATTTTGATTACCCAATACTTTGACACAATGAAGGAGATAGGTGCCTCCTCTAATTCATCTATTGTCTTCATTCCTCATGACCCAGAGGATGTGACTTTCACAGCAGAGGTAAATAAATGA
- the LOC107818418 gene encoding serine/threonine-protein kinase PBL34, producing MGLGGDGVKGESWNLEKTKGRKKKEGEVEESGCWIKLRFIGSCISSRSKVDSSISGIGTHCESKSANDTSIDQAVAPIISSTTTSIAESNASTSKLEEELKVFSRLRKFTFNDLKLATRNFRPESLLGEGGFGCVFKGWIEENGTAPVKPGTGLTVAVKTLNHDGLQGHKEWLAEVNFLGDLIHPNLVKLIGYCIEDDQRLLVYEFMPRGSLENHLFRRSLPLPWSIRMKIALGAAKGLAFLHEEAERPVIYRDFKTSNILLDADYNAKLSDFGLAKDGPEGDKTHVSTRVMGTYGYAAPEYVMTGHLTSKSDVYSFGVVLLEMMTGRRSMDKNRPHGEHNLVEWARPHLGERRRFYKLIDPRLEGHFSIKGAQKAAQLAARCLCRDSKARPMMSEVVEALKPLPNLKDMASSSYYFQTMQADRVGSSPNTRNGLKTQGSFSRYGQQQPRSLSIPNGSHASPHHHQLPQNSPKPNGKA from the exons ATGGGGTTAGGTGGTGATGGTGTAAAGGGGGAGTCTTGGAATTTAGAGAAAACAAAGGGAAGGAAGAAAAAAGAAGGGGAAGTAGAGGAGAGTGGCTGTTGGATAAAGTTGAGGTTTATTGGTAGCTGTATTTCTTCAAGATCTAAAGTTGATAGCTCCATCAGTGGCATCGGCACTCACTGTG AAAGTAAATCCGCAAATGATACAAGCATAGACCAGGCTGTTGCTCCAATTATTTCATCCACGACCACAAGTATTGCAGAAAGTAATGCTTCCACCTCCAAGCTCGAAGAGGAACTTAAAGTTTTTTCGCGGCTTCGGAAGTTCACATTCAATGATTTGAAGTTGGCCACAAGAAATTTCAGACCAGAATCCCTTCTTGGTGAAGGTGGTTTTGGCTGTGTCTTCAAGGGGTGGATTGAAGAGAATGGGACAGCACCTGTTAAACCAGGGACAGGGCTTACAGTTGCTGTGAAAACTCTAAATCATGATGGGCTTCAGGGTCACAAAGAATGGCTG GCTGAAGTAAATTTTCTTGGTGACCTCATTCATCCCAATCTAGTTAAACTGATTGGTTATTGTATTGAAGATGATCAAAGGCTGTTAGTTTATGAATTTATGCCTCGAGGAAGCTTGGAGAACCATCTTTTCAGAA GGTCCCTGCCTCTTCCGTGGTCCATCCGGATGAAGATAGCTCTGGGTGCTGCAAAAGGTCTTGCTTTTCTTCATGAGGAAGCAGAAAGACCAGTGATATACCGTGATTTCAAAACATCCAACATTCTGCTAGATGCG GATTACAATGCCAAACTTTCTGATTTTGGACTTGCCAAAGATGGTCCAGAGGGCGACAAGACCCATGTTTCTACTCGTGTCATGGGAACATATGGGTATGCAGCTCCTGAGTATGTGATGACAG GACATTTGACATCAAAGAGTGATGTCTACAGTTTTGGTGTAGTTCTGCTTGAAATGATGACAGGTAGGAGATCAATGGACAAGAACCGGCCACATGGGGAGCATAACCTTGTTGAGTGGGCGCGGCCACATTTGGGTGAAAGAAGAAGGTTCTATAAATTAATAGATCCTAGACTTGAAGGTCATTTTTCTATAAAAGGTGCACAGAAAGCTGCACAGTTAGCTGCTCGATGCCTTTGCcgggattccaaagctagacctATGATGAGTGAAGTGGTTGAAGCCTTGAAGCCTTTGCCGAACCTCAAGGACATGGCCAGCTCCTCGTACTATTTTCAGACCATGCAAGCTGACCGAGTTGGATCAAGCCCAAATACAAGAAATGGCCTTAAAACGCAGGGATCGTTCTCAAGGTATGGACAGCAGCAACCAAGAAGTCTTTCAATTCCAAATGGTTCTCATGCTTCTCCACACCATCATCAACTTCCTCAGAATTCACCAAAGCCAAATGGCAAAGCATAG